CCTGACTACGGTTATAACGGACAAAACCTTCGTGAGATGCCCCGTTTTGATATGCCCAAGTCTGATGCAGTATATACTTCGTCTCAGGAAAGGCAACATGCTTCGTGACGTACTCATATAAAGGCGGAAGATCTTTCGCATAGGAGTCGTAATCACCTGATAGTGGACTCGCTTGCTGAAAGCTGATATAATCCCAGGCTTCATCTATTAACGCGTCAGATAAGCGCTCATTTGCTTTCTCAGACATTTGGCCATCAATATTGATTTTGCGATAGCGGTAAGCAGGCTTATCATCTTTTGCATTCCTTACGTGCAAACTTAACGGAGCTCCGCCAATATAGAGATTTCCGATCACTATCTTTTTCTTTCCTGCTTTTGCTAACTCATATAAATTTTGTTCAATAGCATCTTCGGAAAAGCTATTACCAATGGCCAAAATGCGTAATACGCCGTCGTCAAGAGATTTACTCTGCGCAATTAGTCGATCATGCTTTAGAAAAAACAAGACTAAAAAAACGAATATCGATATCTGTTTTATTTTCATCATAATAAAATGCAATAAGCACTAAATTAGCTAATATCTGGTAAAAACACGAATGATAGTACATAGAAAGTGGATCATCACTGGTCCCGAATCAGGTAAGGATGGGAAAGGAACATGGCAGATGGCTGCCCTCCGCTGGACCGGCCTCACCGACGGTCGGCGGCAGCATACAAACGAAAGAAGCCCTTGACTGTTTCCAGCAAGGGCTTCCGTGTAAAAAAAGGCACCGACCTACTCTCCCACCTGTTACGGCAATACCATCGGCTCTGGCGGGCTTGACTGCTCTGTTCGGAATGGGAAGAGGTAGACACCGCCGATATAGGCACCTAAAAATCTTTATTGGCTGATATATGATATCCATATCATGTGATCCATGCCAAATGACATATATACTGAAAGAGTTACGTTTCTGTCTGTTTCAAAAATTAAAGAGGAAGACAACAGTGTCTGTCTGCTTGAGAAAGCTTCGGGCTATTAGTACCACTTGGCTTTGGTCTCTCAACCTTTACACCTATGGCCTATCAACGTAGTCATCTTCTACGACCCTATAAGGAAGTCTCATCTCGTGGCTAGTTTCGCACTTAGATGCTTTCAGCGCTTATCTATTCCAGACGTAGCTACCCTGCCGTACACCTGGCGGCATAACAGGTTCACCAGAGGTCTGTCCAACCCGGTCCTCTCGTACTAAGGTCAGATCCACTCAAACTTCCAACGCCCACAACAGATAGGGACCGAACTGTCTCGCGACGTTCTGAACCCAGCTCGCGTGCCACTTTAATGGGCGAACAGCCCAACCCTTGGGACCTTCTCCAGCCCCAGGATGTGACGAGCCGACATCGAGGTGCCAAACCTCCCCGTCGATATGAGCTCTTGGGGGAGATCAGCCTGTTATCCCCAGCGTACCTTTTATCCTTTGAGCGATGGCCCTTCCATACAGAACCACCGGATCACTATGTCCGTCTTTCGACCCTGTTCGACTTGTCGGTCTCACAGTCAAGCAAGCTTATGCCATTGCACTCCACGTACGGTTACCAAGCGTACTGAGCTTACCTTTGAAAGCCTCCGTTACCTTTTTGGAGGCGACCACCCCAGTCAAACTACCCACCAAACAATGTCCTCCACATGATGGAGTTAGAAACCGGATACAGAAAGGGCGGTATTTCAAGGTTGATTCCATGACTCCTGGCGAAGCCACTTCAACATCTCCCGCCTATCCTACACATCCTGTACCCAATCTCAATGTTAAGCTATAGTGAAGGTGCATGGGGTCTTTCCGTCCCGTTGCGGGTAATCGGCGTCTTCACCGATACCACAATTTCACCGAGCTCATGGCTGAGACAGCGCCCAGATCGTTACACCATTCGTGCAGGTCGGAACTTACCCGACAAGGAATTTCGCTACCTTAGGACCGTTATAGTTACGGCCGCCGTTTACTGGGGCTTCGATTCAATGCTTCTCTTGCGATGACATCCCCTCTTAACCTTCCAGCACCGGGCAGGTGTCAGGCCTTATACTTCATCTTGCGATTTTGCAAAGCCATATGTTTTTGTTAAACAGTCGCCTGGGCCTTTTCACTGCGGCTGCTCATCGCTGAGACAGCGCCCCTTCTCCCGAAGTTACAGGGCCATTTTGCCGAGTTCCTTAGCCATGACTCACTCGAGCACCTTAGGATTCTCTCCTCGACCACCTGTGTCGGTTTGCGGTACGGGTCTTCATAACCTGAAGCTTAGCGGGTTTTCTTGGAAGTCTGTTTACCTGCTCTATCAGCGCCACCGGAGCTTTGCTGTACTATTGGGTTTCAGCTAGAGTTGCGGATTTGCCTACAACTCCAATACCTACGCCTTTCAACGAACTATTCCGTCAGTTCGCGGCAGTGTCACTACTCCGTCACCACATCGCAGTTATGAAGAGTACTGGAATATTAACCAGTTGTCCATCGGCTTGCCCCCTTCGGGTGCGCCTTAGGTCCCGACTGACCCTGATCCGATTAACGTTGATCAGGAAACCTTGGTCTTTCGGTGGGCGGGTTTCTCACCCGCCTTATCGTTACTTATGCCTACATTTGCTTTTCCATAACCTCCACAGTTCATTGCCAAACTGCTTCCCCGGCGATGGAATGCTCCCCTACCAGATGCACATCTTTCAGTGCAAATCCATAGCTTCGGTACCGTTCTTGATGCCCGTTTATTATCCACGCCCGGCCGCTCGACTAGTGAGCTGTTACGCACTCTTTAAATGAATGGCTGCTTCCAAGCCAACATCCTAGCTGTCTGGGCAACCGGACCTCGTTAGTTCAACTTAGAACGAATTTGGGGACCTTAGCTGATGGTCTGGGTTCTTTCCCTCTCGGCCTTGGACCTTAGCACCCAAAGCCTCACTGCCGGCTATATTTGATAGCATTCGGAGTTCGTCTGGATTTGGTAGGATTTGACTCCCCCGCACCCAATCGGTAGCTCTACCTCTATCAAACTCCACGCCGACGCTGTTCCTAAAAACATTTCGGGGAGTACGAGCTATTTCCCAGTTTGATTGGCCTTTCACCCCTACCCTCAGGTCATCCGGAAACTTTTCAACGTTTATCGGTTCGGTCCTCCATTACATGTTACTGCAACTTCAACCTGCCCAAGGGTAGATCACAAGGTTTCGCGTCTACCTCATC
The genomic region above belongs to Sphingobacterium zeae and contains:
- a CDS encoding DUF4886 domain-containing protein, producing the protein MMKIKQISIFVFLVLFFLKHDRLIAQSKSLDDGVLRILAIGNSFSEDAIEQNLYELAKAGKKKIVIGNLYIGGAPLSLHVRNAKDDKPAYRYRKINIDGQMSEKANERLSDALIDEAWDYISFQQASPLSGDYDSYAKDLPPLYEYVTKHVAFPETKYILHQTWAYQNGASHEGFVRYNRSQDTMYKAIARTSREVFSWGNFNLLVPCGTAIQNARSSFMGDHFTRDGYHLNLDYGRFIAACTWYESLFNESVLSNTFLPLKVTYVEGTIARAAAHEAVETPYAVTVLKDFQLVN